Proteins co-encoded in one Prunus persica cultivar Lovell chromosome G6, Prunus_persica_NCBIv2, whole genome shotgun sequence genomic window:
- the LOC109949654 gene encoding protein FAR1-RELATED SEQUENCE 7-like — MTRAISIAFRTTFHRLFIWHITSKFSVKLPHSAYKEYWRDFQKAIWDTDNKDEFDAKWNIVVTKAGLTDHPWLSSMFDLRKSWVLAYARQVFAVGMSSSQRAEELKTEDASKVVFNVSERKNWETRVAEVVYVKDSDHASCSCKRFEFVGIICKHILALFRRDQIEYMPNKYILKRWKKTAKSGLVSDANGNEIKDSADPGLLIKWSTMSRLASDVVEDALMSEEGCELLSETLKSLQVKLKLLKDGPSNNEVGWTSPSNNDESTPIDRSDPLFDEFDRMHGPTE; from the exons ATGACCAGAGCAATTTCAATAGCCTTCCGGACTACATTTCATCGACTTTTCATATGGCACATCACATCAAAGTTCTCTGTTAAGTTACCACATTCTGCTTATAAGGAGTATTGGCGTGACTTTCAGAAAGCCATATGGGATACTGACAATAAGGATGAGTTTGATGcaaaatggaatattgtggTTACAAAGGCTGGTTTGACTGACCATCCATGGCTAAGttcaatgtttgatttaaGGAAATCTTGGGTTCTAGCCTACGCACGACAAGTTTTTGCCGTTGGAATGTCAAGCAGCCAAAGAGCGGAAG AGCTCAAAACAGAGGATGCTTCTAAAGTTGTCTTTAACGTGAgcgaaaggaaaaattgggaaacaagaGTGGCAGAAGTCGTATATGTCAAAGATTCTGACCACGCATCGTGTAGCTGcaaaagatttgaatttgttggaattatttGCAAGCACATCCTAGCATTGTTCAGAAGGGACCAGATTGAATATATGcccaataaatatattttgaagaggtGGAAGAAAACTGCGAAATCTGGATTGGTGTCAGATGCAAATGGCAACGAAATTAAAGACTCTGCAGATCCTGGTCTTTTAATAAAATGGAGTACAATGTCTCGACTTGCTTCAGATGTGGTTGAGGATGCATTAATGAGTGAAGAAGGATGTGAGCTACTGTCAGAGACTCTAAAAAGTTTGCaggtgaagttgaagttgttgaaggATGGACCAAGTAATAACGAAGTTGGATG GACATCACCGTCGAACAATGACGAATCAACTCCAATAGATCGTAGTGACCCATTATTCGACGAATTTGACAGGATGCATGGACCAACTGAATGA